One Gossypium hirsutum isolate 1008001.06 chromosome A11, Gossypium_hirsutum_v2.1, whole genome shotgun sequence genomic window carries:
- the LOC107921628 gene encoding uncharacterized protein translates to MALYEALYGHRCHTPTCWTELGERRILGPELITDTEDKVKLIRDRLKEALDRQKSYANLKRKEIEYSILKRVGPVAYQPELPPKLDRIHDVFHVSKLRRYRSDPSHIMSVEEIKVRLDLTIEKEPVQILERDVKVVRKKTVSLVKVLWHNHGVEEATWEPEEAIRHQYPHLF, encoded by the exons ATGGCACTAtacgaagcattgtatggtcataGGTGTCATACTCCTActtgttggactgaactgggggaGCGACGAATCCTAGGGCCGGAGCTAATTACTGATACAGAAGACAAGGTGAAGCTGATTCGAGATCGGTTAAAAGAAGCGTTGGATAGGCAGAAGTCCTATGCAAACTTAAAGCGTAAGGAGATCGAGTACTCT ATACTTAAGCGTGTAGGACCAGTTGCGTATCAACCTGAGTTACCTCCAAAGTTGGATAGaattcatgacgtgtttcacgTTTCAAAGCTTAGGCGGTATCGTTCTGATCCCTCGCACATTATGTCAGTAGAGGAAATTAAAGTTAGGCTTGATCTAACCATTGAGAAGGAGCCAGTGCAGATATTAGAGCGTGACGTTAAAGTGGTAAGAAAGAAAACAGTTTCACTGGTCAAAGTACTTTGGCATAatcatggagtagaagaagccacgtgggaaccagAAGAGGCAATACGACAtcaataccctcatctattttga